GCTGGGCAATGCTGTATCCGGCCTGCACTGTAGTGTTGTCCATGTGCCAGATGGCGGTTATGCTGGCTGTCGTATGTTCCCAGATAATATCCAGCTTGCCATCGCGATTCATATCTGCAATCCCCTTCACGGTCCAGTTCAAGTCTGCGACTGCGGTTAAAACAGTTCCACCAGCAATTTGGCCATTGTTCAAGTGCCACAGAACATTGTATCCCTGCCGCTGATGTCGCCAGAATAAATCAACTTGTTTATCTCCGTTGAAATCCCCCAAGCCAACGATTTCCCAGGCGGTATCGGCGACGGTACCCAACTTTGCTGAACTGGCGATCGAAAAATTATTGAGATGCCAAGTGACTAAATCCCCTGTGCGGCGATTTCTCCACAGTAGATCGGTATTTTGATCTTGATTAAAATCCGCTACCCCAGCAATTTGCCAGCTTAAATCCTGCATTGTGCCAAAATTGATCGAAGCTTCATAGGTGCAACCCGCCATCTTCCAAAAAGCGAGTACACCTGTGCGATCGTTGCACCAGAGCAAATCTTGATCTCCGTCTCGATCAAAATCCCCTCGGGCAGCCACTTGCCAGGCGGCATCGGCGACCGTGGGCAAGTCATGGGTGACGATCGTTTGATCGGGTTTAATTTCCCATAATTGAGTTTGCCCCGTCTTGATATTGCGAAATAAAAGTTCAGTGTTACTACTAGCTGCGCTGGGAACGGCCATTCCAGGCAGGGAGGTATTGAGCGGCTGGGTCGAATTCAAAGCGGTGGGGGATTGAATCGCTAGGGGGGCCGGAGTTTCCCAGCTTAAAGCACTGCTAAAAGACATAAATTTTGCTTGACTGCTTCCAAGGACAAACGCAAACGAACTGAGTATCTGAATGGTGAAAAACTGGCAATCACACTGCCAGAAGTTTCTTTGTTGTAGTTGATTGACTGGGGGCTTGCCGTCCGAAGAACTGCGCAGGGTCTTTCAGCTTTTACCAAAGGTTAATCAACAGTTACGGAAGCTACGGAGGGACAGCTTGGCAACAGTTGAACGGTCTGAAATCGCCCATTCCAGCTCTCCAACGACGGGCTCCGATCTCGATCGTGACAATGCATAACAACGGCATAACAACGTATGACAACGTATAACAACGCTTAAAACAAGCCGTAATCCATCGGCCTAGACTAGATGAGAGCGGTATAATTGGCTCAACTTTTGCATTCAGTAAGGTTATCTGTCCCAGACTGGCTAATGCTGACTGTAACCAGCGCTTGCTACTGGTTCCATAAGTTTTTCATTTACGCTATCTGCTGTATTTGGTGTTAGATCGCAATGTTGAAAAAGGGTTCTTCCGCGAAGCAGGTGCCATTGGCATTTGCATTAGTCATCGCCACCATGCCTTCAGTGCTGATGACTTCTACGACGCCTGCACCAATCACGTTGGCACAAACGGCTAATCCCCCCTCGTTGCCTCCATCACTCCCCCAGGGCTCGATCGTGCGGATTGACGGTTCTGGAAGTTTAGCCGCTGTCAATCAGGCGTTGAAGCAGAGTTTTGAGCGCAAGTATACGGGTAGTAAAGTTGATTTTGCCAGTCGTGGGACTGATCAGGGGCTACAAGCTTTAAATGCGGGTCAAGTCGATCTGGCCTCGATCGGGCGATCGCTCACCAGCGCAGAAAAGGCCCAGGGATTGGTTGCAATTCCCATCAAGCGCGAAAAGATCGCGATGGTGGTGGGAGAAAATAACCCCTTCAATGGCAGTCTAACGATTCACCAATTTGCCAAAATTTTCCGGGGGGAACTGAAGGATTGGTCCCAGGTGGGGGGGGAGGCTGGCCCGATTCGCCTCGTCGATTTACCCGATGTCAGCGATACGCGCCAAGCCTTTCCCAATTACCCCGTGTTCCAATCGGCTCCGTTTCAAGCGGTGGCCACAGCCACCAAGTTAACCGATGAGGAGCCAGGGTCGATCGCTCAAAAGGTTGGCTCCGACGGCATTGGCTATGTTACGGCTGACCAAGTGGCCAACCTGACGGGCGTCAAGGTGCTGGCGATGCATGATGTCTTGCCCACCGATCCCCGCTATCCCTTCTCCCAGCCCTTGGCCTATGGCTACAAAAAAGGCAAGCTGACTCCGGCCGCTCAAGCATTCCTGGCATCAGTGGCTGATTCCAGTGGGCGGCAGGCCATTCAATCCGTGAGTTCGCCTGGAGCCGAGATCCCTAATGTCAATGCTGAAGTGGCCAATGCGATCGCGGTGGGCACGACGGCCCTCGCCGCTGGCAACACTGCCGCTAAACCGACGGGGACGGAGACAACGGCAAGCCCTGCGGCAACTGCGGCTCCGGCAACTGCTGGAACCGGCTTACAAGCGCAGGCTCCGACGGGGACGACTGCTCCCACAGCTTCCACTACTCCCACAGATTCCACTGCGGGCACGGCTTCCAATGCCGCCAGTCCCGATGCTACTAGTACCAATCGCGTTGGTGCAGTTGAGGCTGGATTGCCTGGTTGGTTGTGGTTCCTCCTCCCGATCGGGGCAGCAGCGGTGCTATGGTGGAGTCTCAAAGGGCACAAGACTGACTCTGCACCTTCCTCTGGAGAGATTTCCCCTGGGACAGTTCCCCCGGCGGAAATGCCACCGACTGAGTTAGGCGCAGTGCCGTCAGCGGCGGGGGCTATGGATGGATCTGTGCCCGATCCTGGGTTGGAAGCAGTCCCCTTAGCAGCAGCTTCCTTAGCAGCAGCTCCCTTGGCAGCAGCAACGGAGGAACCCGTAGCCGCCGTGGAACCCAACTCCCGTTGTGCAGAAACTTCGGCAATCCCGCTCACGACGGCGGAAATGGCAGCTCCTACCGCGATCGATGCCGATGGGGATGGCATTCCCGATGGGGTTGCAGAAACGGCCCCCCGATCGATCGATGGCAATGCCATGGGCTTACTCTTTCCTGGGTTAGCCGCAGGTGCAGCGGGGTTGGCAGCGGCAGGATTGGCTGCTGGGTCTACTGCACCGGATGAACCTGCCTTAGCCCCTGAAGCTGTACCAGTGCCTGAACCTGCCTCAGCCCCTGAACCGATCACCCAATTGCCGCCCCAAGTGCAGCCCTCACCGGAGGAGCAGTTCACAGAAGTGGGGTTAGAAAGCAATTTCGCCAATCTAACCGCAGTTTCGTCGGATGTAACCGCAGGTGCGCCGGAGCCTTCCGCCCCCCTCACCCCACCAGCGGATTCGGCAGCGGTGACGGCCCCGTCCCCGGATTTCGAGCCCCCCAAGGTTGCTGTCAATCCCCTAGCCGCCGGAGCCGCGATCGTGGGAGGAGCCGCCGCAATGGGGGCCACCTTTGCCATGACTGCTGATGATCCCACTCAAACCCAAGTGGAAGCGACCAAGTTTGATGTGGGCCAAACGGATCTCAGTAGTGAAGCCCTGGCCACCGTTGATGACGGGTTACCGGAGCTGCCCGATGGCTATGGCGAGAGTCGGATTGTGCTGATGCCTCGCGATCCGCAATGGGCCTATGCCTACTGGGATGTGTCGAATGACCAGCGGGATGCCGTGCGACGCCAAGGCGGACAACAGTTGGCCCTGCGTCTCTATGATTCGACGGATGTAGATCTGAGCTATCAGAACCCCCACAGTATGCAGCAGTATGCCTGTGATGAAATGTCGCGGGATTGGTATTTGCCGGTGCCGGTCAGCGATCGCGATTATGTGGCGGAAATTGGCTATGTCACGGGGGATGGACGATGGCTGATGTTGGCGCGATCGAATACCGTGCGGATTCCGCCGGTCTATCCCTCCGATTGGTTTGATGAGCAGTTTATTACGGTGGATTGGCAGGAGGAGCTCCCAGGCAAGACCTTCCTGGAATTGGTGCCACCGGGAACGGCTCCGGGCGATCGATCCATGTTCCCGCCGATCTTTGGGTTATCTCAGGATGCGGAAGCGATGCGGATTGCGGGTTCACTCTTTGGCTCAATGCACCAGTTACCATCTTCTGCCATCAGTTCCTTTATTTTCCCGTCGGGAATGGGAATGTGGAGTTTGCCCACCCCCTCCGGGATGGGAATGTCCGGCATTACAGGCATGTCGGGCGTAGGGTTCTCTGCCTCAATGCCACCGGAACGATCGCGCAAATTCTGGATGGTGGCCGATGCTGAGCTGATTGTCTATGGTGCAACGGAGCCAGATGCCACAGTTACGATCGGTGGCGTTCCCATCAAACTCAATTCCGATGGGACGTTCCGCTTCCACCTATCCTTCCAAGATGGTGTACTGGACTATCCCATCATGGCCGTCGCTGCTGACGGAGAACAGATGCGACAAATCCGGATGCGGTTTATGCGCGAAACCCCCTTGCGCAACACCAACACCAAAGACGACGCCACAGAAGAACGGTTCTAGCCCTCGCCCAAGGCTCATGGGGAAGAAGGGGAACAGGTGAAAAATGTTCGATCGTTGCGTTTTCAGCGATCAAACAGCCCTACTCCCCACTTTCTACTC
The Alkalinema sp. FACHB-956 DNA segment above includes these coding regions:
- a CDS encoding VCBS repeat-containing protein, translated to MSFSSALSWETPAPLAIQSPTALNSTQPLNTSLPGMAVPSAASSNTELLFRNIKTGQTQLWEIKPDQTIVTHDLPTVADAAWQVAARGDFDRDGDQDLLWCNDRTGVLAFWKMAGCTYEASINFGTMQDLSWQIAGVADFNQDQNTDLLWRNRRTGDLVTWHLNNFSIASSAKLGTVADTAWEIVGLGDFNGDKQVDLFWRHQRQGYNVLWHLNNGQIAGGTVLTAVADLNWTVKGIADMNRDGKLDIIWEHTTASITAIWHMDNTTVQAGYSIAQRADPNWLIQDTGDFNNDGKVDILWRNRLTGHVGFGAMNDFSLVANRPLKSLDPNWQIETCGQFSLSPV